The genomic region ATATTTAATTATAACACATAGGGTGTATCTTGTTTTAAAAAACCATTCAGGGAGGTGAATTTTTTGTGCGGTGCTCGTGTCAAGGGAGGTGATTCCGCAGTACATTAAAATCTGGTTGTTTTCTCATGCCTTTATTATTCTTATGTGATTGTGAGTACAAACTTTATTCCCATTTCTTATATTTTTCGAATGAATAAGCGCTTGAACTTATAGGAGTGTTCATCACTGATTACGGGGGAGGATTGAATGAAAAAGGGGATTATCAATAAAATTGCCCTGGCCACACTGCTTCTGATGCTGGCCGTTCTGGTTTTAGGGGCCAGCGGCGTGGGGGCGCAGCAGGAAACAGGGAAAAACGCTCAAGTGCAGGTGGTAGGCAGTGACCTTGGCCTGAAGGGAAAACTGGGCAAAGCGATTGCTAAAGCCCCGGTGGGCACGGGCAAGGGGCAGATCGATCCCAACGCGCCCAGGGGAGCCTTTGGCATTCCCGGAGCGCCAAAGATCAACTACCTGGTCGCTATCCTGTGGGCGATCTGGGTGGGCTGGATCTTCTCCACGGTGGGCGCCTTTGGAGGCATCATGGCCGGGGTGGGTCATATGACCGTTTACGGCCTGGGTGACTATATCAAAACCTTTAAGAAAACTGCCCCCCAATTGAACAAACTGCTCACCGACAGCATCCGTACCTCCAACCAGTGGCTGGTAGGCCTGTCGTCTTTATTAAGCACCGTCAACTATCTCAGGGCCAAGCGTTTGGCCTGGCCGCTGGGCCTTGCCCTGGGATTGGGTTCTATAGCGGGGGCTGTGGCCATTCCCGCTCTGACCGGCGGCAAGGTCAGCTTCAGCCAGTACCAGGGTTGGTTCGGTCTCTTTGTGTTTGTTGTGGGTGGCGTTCTTTTGTATGAAACGACCCCCAGGGGGCAGGCCAGCAAGAAGGCGGCCAAAGAAGCGGCCAGGGCCTTTGAGCAGAGCATCAAAGAAAAGAAAGACGAAGCTATCCAGGGGATCACGGTCACCCAGTGGGGACTGACGAACATTAAGTTCTCCTTCTTAGGTGTGGAATTTCGATTCAATCCCATCTGGGCCTTCATCGGCGGTGTTGTGATCGCTGCCATTTCAGCCTTCCTCGGTGTGGGCGGCGGCTTTTTGTACGTGCCCTACCTGACCAGTATCGTGGGCCTGCCCATGTTTGTGGTGGCGGGTACCTCCGCCATGGCCGTTCT from Desulfofundulus luciae harbors:
- a CDS encoding sulfite exporter TauE/SafE family protein, with the translated sequence MKKGIINKIALATLLLMLAVLVLGASGVGAQQETGKNAQVQVVGSDLGLKGKLGKAIAKAPVGTGKGQIDPNAPRGAFGIPGAPKINYLVAILWAIWVGWIFSTVGAFGGIMAGVGHMTVYGLGDYIKTFKKTAPQLNKLLTDSIRTSNQWLVGLSSLLSTVNYLRAKRLAWPLGLALGLGSIAGAVAIPALTGGKVSFSQYQGWFGLFVFVVGGVLLYETTPRGQASKKAAKEAARAFEQSIKEKKDEAIQGITVTQWGLTNIKFSFLGVEFRFNPIWAFIGGVVIAAISAFLGVGGGFLYVPYLTSIVGLPMFVVAGTSAMAVLVSMLTSITTYITVAGAAMDWGMIGVELIGVFIGSMIGPRTQKYIPDIWLKRLFVVLALYVGLGYFSKGFFGKAWVPM